Proteins from a genomic interval of Anolis sagrei isolate rAnoSag1 chromosome 1, rAnoSag1.mat, whole genome shotgun sequence:
- the LOC132763575 gene encoding cytochrome P450 2C19-like translates to MEALGTATLFLVVFISFLVFSVVWKSRALRKEKLPPGPTPLPIIGNILQLKANYLDQAIHKLSQKYGPVFTLYVGMERVVVLHGYDAVKEALIDRADEFSARGKLPLADKINKGKGIIFSNGERWKQLRRFALTTLRNFGMGKKSIEERIQDETQYVVEYLQDTKEKPFDPTFMLSCSTSNVICSIVFGKRYEYNDKRFLSIMSSMNENFEVFSSPWGQLCNIFPSLMDFIPGPHHKVFSNSNKNAEFVLEEAKEHRATLDPSSPRDYIDCFYIKMDQEEQNDASEFTIENLIFCVLDLFTAGTETTSTTLRYGLLILQKYPEIEAKIQEEIDRVIGGARKPCMADRGKMPYTDAVIHEIQRFISLVPLSVPHAVLKDTEFRGYVIPKGTTIYPVLTSVLCDTKEFQNPTQFDPQHFLHKDGSFRKSDYFMPFSAGKRICAGEGLARMELFLFLTTILQNFKLKPLTDPKDIDISPQMSSIGSLPRSYQLCVVPR, encoded by the exons ATGGAGGCTCTGGGGACAGCTACCTTATTCCTGGTggtcttcatctccttccttgttTTCTCTGTTGTCTGGAAGAGCAGGGCACTGAGGAAAGAAAAGTTGCCCCCTGGCCCTACTCCTTTGCCCATCATTGGAAATATTCTACAGCTGAAAGCCAACTACTTGGATCAGGCTATCCATAAG CTCAGTCAGAAATATGGTCCTGTTTTCACATTGTATGTTGGAATGGAGCGTGTTGTGGTGCTGCATGGCTATGATGCAGTCAAAGAAGCATTAATTGACCGAGCAGATGAATTTTCAGCCAGGGGGAAGTTGCCTTTAGCTGACAAAATCAACAAGGGAAAAG gaATCATATTCAGCAATGGGGAAAGATGGAAACAGCTCAGACGTTTTGCCCTCACTACCCTCCGCAACTTTGGGATGGGAAAGAAAAGCATTGAGGAAAGGATCCAAGATGAAACTCAATATGTTGTAGAATACTTGCAGGACACAAAGG AGAAACCCTTTGACCCAACATTCATGCTCAGCTGTTCTACCTCCAATGTTATCTGCTCAATTGTCTTTGGAAAGCGATATGAGTACAATGACAAGAGATTTCTATCCATAATGTCCTCAATGAATGAAAACTTTGAGGTTTTTAGCTCTCCTTGGGGACAG TTGTGcaacatctttccttctctcatggaCTTCATCCCTGGGCCTCATCATAAAGTGTTttccaacagcaacaaaaatgcaGAGTTTGTTTTAGAAGAAGCTAAGGAGCATAGGGCTACCCTGGACCCCAGCTCACCTCGAGATTACATCGACTGCTTCTATATTAAAATGGATCAG GAAGAACAGAATGATGCATCTGAGTTCACAATTGAGAATCTAATATTCTGTGTGCTTGACTTGTTTACGGCTGGAACAGAAACGACCAGCACCACTCTCAGATATGGGCTCCTGATACTGCAGAAATATCCAGAAATAGAAG CGAAAATACAGGAAGAGATTGACCGAGTGATTGGTGGTGCACGAAAGCCTTGCATGGCTGATCGTGGAAAGATGCCTTACACAGATGCTGTCATCCATGAGATCCAGAGATTCATCTCTCTTGTCCCATTGAGTGTTCCCCATGCAGTTCTCAAAGACACAGAGTTCAGAGGATATGTCATTCCCAAG GGTACTACAATATACCCTGTTCTGACGTCAGTGCTATGTGACACCAAAGAATTTCAAAACCCCACACAATTTGATCCACAACATTTCTTGCATAAAGATGGGTCCTTCAGGAAGAGTGACTACTTCATGCCTTTTTCTGCAG GCAAGCGAATCTGTGCTGGGGAGGGTCTAGCCCGCATGGAGCTTTTCCTGTTCCTGACCACCATCTTGCAGAACTTCAAGCTAAAACCCCTCACAGACCCAAAAGACATTGATATCTCACCCCAGATGAGCAGCATAGGTAGTCTTCCGCGGTCCTATCAACTCTGTGTTGTCCCACGCTGA